The proteins below are encoded in one region of Pseudonocardia sp. DSM 110487:
- a CDS encoding cyclase family protein encodes MRIHDITLPIHPEMLHWGRRPEIEIVESLANGDASNVTRWRIGAHTGTHVDAPAHFVDGATPIDRVSLDSLVGPAVVVDMTHVEGDVTAVDLEKAGIDGEQRVLLKTRNSAGPLKETERAPSWVGLAPDAAEWVIEHGVELIGIDYLTIESHRRTDTWDAHHALLGAGVLILENADLDAVAPGRYELVCLPAKLADADASFARAILIERD; translated from the coding sequence ATGCGGATCCACGACATCACCCTGCCCATCCACCCGGAGATGCTGCACTGGGGAAGGCGCCCGGAGATCGAGATCGTCGAGTCCCTCGCGAACGGCGATGCCTCCAACGTCACCCGCTGGCGGATCGGCGCCCACACGGGCACGCACGTCGACGCGCCCGCCCATTTCGTCGACGGAGCGACGCCGATCGACCGCGTGTCGCTCGACTCGCTCGTGGGGCCAGCGGTCGTCGTCGACATGACGCACGTGGAGGGCGACGTCACCGCCGTCGACCTGGAGAAGGCGGGCATCGACGGCGAGCAGCGGGTGCTGCTCAAGACCCGCAACTCCGCGGGCCCGCTGAAGGAGACCGAGCGGGCACCGAGCTGGGTCGGGCTCGCCCCGGACGCGGCGGAATGGGTGATCGAGCACGGCGTCGAGCTGATCGGGATCGACTACCTGACCATCGAGAGCCACCGCCGCACCGACACGTGGGACGCCCACCACGCGCTGCTCGGGGCGGGCGTGCTGATCCTGGAGAACGCCGACCTCGACGCCGTCGCGCCAGGGCGCTACGAGCTCGTCTGCCTGCCCGCGAAGCTCGCCGACGCCGACGCCTCGTTCGCCAGGGCGATCCTGATCGAGCGGGACTGA
- a CDS encoding gamma-glutamyltransferase: protein MPRIAIAAPHGAGVEAARAIVERGGNALDAALAAAAALTVVYPHQCAVGGDLVALVRPPGGPVRAVLSIGAAARALDVEVLRAAGERMPPGGPLTVTVPGVVAGWAAVHGLGARLGLAALLAPAVALAERGVPVSPGLARAVAARVEVVRADPGLSALLLDGGRPRDVLHQPALAATLSAIGKDWRSFYTGPVVEGLARLGSPLTAADLASHEAELAEPLRRRALGASWSVAPPPTQGASLLAVLTSDGSPLVAARRAERRRDALLGDPRCGPVDLEALLGSDTDVAALAPGPKPAGDTVAVTAVGADGTAVALIQSVFQSFGAGLLEPGTGVVLHNRGSAFSLDPAHPGVARPGARPPHTLCPALAEHEGDLVALGCQGGRAQAWILSQVAADLLAAADPGAVLARPRWVIGSRDLGHPVPTLVLEPGVPRAAELERTAAELDLAVVHEPGLHDDAGHVQVARLAGGRLAAATDLRADGAAAVLECSS, encoded by the coding sequence GTGCCCCGCATCGCGATCGCGGCTCCCCACGGCGCGGGCGTGGAGGCGGCGCGTGCGATCGTCGAACGCGGGGGCAACGCCCTCGACGCGGCGCTCGCCGCCGCCGCGGCCCTGACCGTCGTCTACCCCCACCAGTGCGCGGTGGGCGGCGACCTCGTGGCGCTGGTCCGGCCGCCCGGCGGGCCCGTGCGGGCCGTGCTCTCGATCGGGGCAGCGGCCCGGGCGCTCGACGTCGAGGTACTGCGGGCCGCGGGGGAGCGCATGCCGCCAGGGGGCCCGCTCACCGTCACGGTTCCCGGGGTGGTGGCCGGCTGGGCCGCGGTGCACGGGCTCGGCGCCCGCCTCGGTCTCGCCGCGCTGCTCGCCCCGGCCGTCGCGCTGGCCGAGCGCGGAGTCCCGGTGAGCCCGGGCCTGGCGCGGGCGGTCGCGGCGCGGGTCGAGGTCGTGCGCGCCGATCCCGGCCTGTCCGCGCTGCTCCTCGACGGTGGGCGGCCGCGCGACGTCCTGCACCAGCCCGCGCTCGCCGCGACCCTGTCCGCGATCGGGAAGGACTGGCGGTCCTTCTACACGGGACCGGTCGTGGAGGGGCTCGCCCGGCTCGGCAGCCCGCTGACCGCAGCCGATCTCGCCTCGCACGAGGCCGAGCTCGCCGAGCCGCTGCGCCGCAGGGCCCTCGGGGCGTCCTGGTCGGTCGCCCCGCCACCGACCCAGGGTGCGTCGTTGCTCGCGGTGCTCACATCGGACGGATCCCCGCTCGTGGCCGCCCGGCGGGCCGAGCGGCGCCGGGACGCCCTGCTGGGCGACCCGCGGTGCGGTCCTGTCGATCTCGAGGCGCTGCTGGGTTCCGACACGGACGTCGCCGCGCTCGCTCCAGGGCCGAAGCCCGCAGGCGACACGGTCGCGGTCACCGCGGTCGGCGCCGACGGCACCGCGGTGGCGCTGATCCAGAGCGTCTTCCAGAGCTTCGGCGCGGGGCTGCTGGAGCCCGGCACCGGCGTGGTGCTGCACAACCGCGGCTCGGCGTTCAGCCTCGACCCCGCCCACCCCGGCGTCGCTCGGCCCGGGGCCCGGCCGCCGCACACGCTCTGCCCCGCGCTCGCCGAGCACGAGGGTGACCTCGTTGCGCTCGGCTGCCAGGGCGGGCGGGCGCAGGCCTGGATCCTGTCCCAGGTGGCCGCCGACCTGCTCGCCGCCGCCGACCCCGGCGCTGTCCTCGCCCGCCCCCGCTGGGTCATCGGCTCCCGCGACCTCGGCCACCCGGTCCCCACCCTCGTGCTGGAACCCGGCGTCCCGCGCGCCGCGGAGCTGGAGCGCACGGCCGCCGAGCTCGACCTCGCCGTGGTGCACGAGCCAGGGCTGCACGACGACGCGGGCCACGTCCAGGTCGCCCGGCTTGCTGGGGGTCGGCTCGCCGCGGCAACCGATCTCAGGGCCGACGGCGCCGCTGCAGTCCTCGAGTGCTCCAGCTGA
- a CDS encoding alpha/beta hydrolase, giving the protein MSFAFDPEIAAALAPMAGFTPPPVGDVAARRAIWEPIIGAAGAAQPIPGDVKTTDHHATADDGAQVQMRWYTKDGATPGSAVLFFHGGGYIFGHIDLFDGPVARYVSASGVPMLSVEYRRAPEHPYPTPLEDAYTALRWLHEHASELGVDPERIGVMGDSAGGGMAAALAILTRERGGPEIAKQILLMPMLDDRTTTPDPHIEPFVFWSYDDSRTAWPALLGEAAGGPDVPATAAPARLEDASGLPPAYIEVGQLDVFRDEDTAYATKLSRAGVPVEYHLHPGAPHEFDSIASDSDVARRAIADRVRVLKSI; this is encoded by the coding sequence ATGTCCTTCGCCTTCGACCCCGAGATCGCCGCGGCGCTGGCCCCGATGGCGGGCTTCACCCCGCCGCCGGTAGGCGATGTCGCCGCTCGTCGCGCCATCTGGGAGCCCATCATCGGCGCCGCGGGCGCGGCCCAGCCCATTCCCGGTGACGTCAAGACCACCGACCACCACGCGACAGCCGACGACGGCGCGCAGGTCCAGATGCGCTGGTACACCAAGGATGGCGCGACACCGGGCTCGGCCGTGCTGTTCTTCCACGGCGGCGGTTACATCTTCGGCCACATCGACCTGTTCGACGGGCCGGTCGCCCGCTACGTGTCCGCCAGCGGCGTGCCGATGCTGTCGGTCGAGTACCGTCGCGCGCCCGAACACCCCTACCCGACCCCGCTCGAGGACGCCTACACCGCGCTGCGCTGGCTGCACGAGCACGCCTCCGAGCTGGGCGTCGACCCCGAGCGGATAGGCGTCATGGGCGACAGCGCCGGGGGCGGCATGGCGGCGGCCCTCGCGATCCTGACCCGCGAACGCGGCGGCCCCGAGATCGCCAAGCAGATCCTGCTCATGCCGATGCTCGACGACCGCACCACCACCCCCGACCCCCACATCGAGCCATTCGTGTTCTGGTCCTATGACGACAGCCGCACCGCATGGCCGGCGCTGCTCGGTGAAGCCGCCGGCGGCCCCGATGTCCCGGCCACCGCAGCCCCGGCCCGCCTCGAGGACGCCTCCGGCCTGCCGCCGGCCTACATCGAGGTCGGCCAGCTCGACGTCTTCCGCGACGAGGACACCGCCTACGCGACCAAACTCAGCCGCGCCGGCGTGCCCGTGGAGTACCACCTGCACCCCGGCGCCCCACACGAGTTCGACTCCATCGCCTCCGACTCCGACGTCGCCCGCCGCGCCATCGCCGACCGCGTCCGGGTGCTCAAGTCGATCTGA
- a CDS encoding NADP-dependent oxidoreductase, translating into MKAVRFHEYGDPDVLRYEDVDEPIAGAGQVRVRVAATTFNGVDGNIRAGLMQGPMPLTLPHVPGLDVAGTIDALGEGVSGLAVGDEVVGFLPFVVDGASAEYVIAPAESLAPAPTLIPLADAAALPLVGLTAWQALFDHAELKPGQRLLISGAGGAVGGYAVQLAKAAGTYVIATGSPRSSEHVKAAGADEVIDHTTTEVTTAVTEPVDVLLNLAPIDPAQFTALAALVRNGGVVVSTTVWMPAPADEERGVRAIDLFVRSDATQLSELVARVDRGELTVDVAERVPLADLGSVHARAAAGTLAGKVVVLPPSA; encoded by the coding sequence ATGAAGGCAGTTCGTTTCCACGAGTACGGCGACCCCGACGTCCTGCGTTATGAGGACGTCGATGAGCCCATCGCCGGCGCCGGGCAGGTGCGGGTGCGCGTGGCCGCGACGACGTTCAACGGCGTCGACGGCAACATCCGTGCGGGTTTGATGCAGGGCCCGATGCCCTTGACCCTGCCGCACGTCCCCGGCCTGGACGTCGCGGGAACGATCGACGCACTGGGCGAGGGCGTGAGCGGCCTCGCGGTCGGTGACGAGGTGGTCGGCTTCCTCCCCTTCGTCGTCGACGGCGCCTCCGCGGAGTACGTCATCGCCCCCGCCGAGAGCCTGGCGCCGGCTCCGACACTCATCCCGCTCGCCGACGCGGCCGCGCTGCCCCTGGTCGGCCTCACCGCGTGGCAGGCCCTCTTCGACCATGCCGAGCTGAAGCCCGGGCAGCGCCTCCTGATCAGCGGCGCCGGCGGTGCCGTGGGCGGCTACGCGGTACAGCTGGCCAAGGCAGCCGGCACCTATGTGATCGCCACCGGCAGCCCCCGCAGCAGCGAGCACGTCAAGGCGGCGGGTGCCGATGAGGTCATCGACCACACCACCACCGAGGTGACCACCGCGGTCACCGAGCCGGTCGACGTCCTGCTCAACCTCGCGCCGATCGACCCCGCCCAGTTCACGGCGCTGGCCGCCCTGGTCCGCAACGGCGGCGTCGTGGTCAGCACCACCGTCTGGATGCCCGCCCCGGCCGACGAGGAACGCGGCGTGCGAGCCATCGACCTCTTCGTCCGCAGCGACGCCACGCAACTGTCGGAACTCGTGGCGCGCGTGGACCGCGGCGAGCTGACCGTCGACGTCGCCGAGCGTGTCCCGCTGGCAGACCTGGGCTCGGTCCACGCCCGGGCGGCTGCAGGGACTCTGGCGGGCAAGGTCGTCGTCCTCCCGCCCTCGGCCTGA
- a CDS encoding TetR/AcrR family transcriptional regulator, with amino-acid sequence MACVSPPTSRRTRKDALQNRDRVLDAATELVRSEGEKVPMAKIAERAGVGVGTVYRHFATREDLLGALVHRSFGLAVENAGAAAAHPGPALEGVRLFLLATLRDRERFVLPLHGGPVIFTPATRQRQADVRTALRTLLERGQAAGELRADLTPEDLIVAASLLSRPLPGTGDWDALARRQIDLMIDGLGPSDSRGPNRARPRSRSG; translated from the coding sequence ATGGCGTGCGTGTCGCCGCCCACATCTCGTCGGACCCGCAAGGACGCACTTCAGAACCGCGACCGGGTTCTTGATGCGGCCACCGAGCTCGTCCGGAGCGAGGGTGAGAAGGTGCCGATGGCCAAGATCGCGGAGCGGGCGGGGGTCGGGGTCGGGACGGTCTACCGCCACTTCGCCACCCGCGAGGACTTGCTGGGCGCGCTCGTCCACCGCTCCTTCGGCCTTGCGGTGGAGAACGCGGGAGCGGCCGCCGCTCACCCTGGTCCCGCCCTGGAGGGCGTACGACTGTTCTTGTTGGCCACCTTGCGCGACCGTGAGCGCTTCGTGCTGCCCTTGCACGGCGGCCCGGTGATCTTCACTCCGGCCACCCGTCAGCGCCAAGCGGACGTTCGCACCGCCCTGCGCACCCTCCTCGAGCGCGGGCAGGCCGCCGGGGAACTGCGAGCAGACCTGACCCCCGAAGACCTGATCGTGGCGGCCTCACTGCTCTCCCGACCACTGCCGGGCACCGGCGATTGGGACGCCTTGGCTCGCCGGCAGATCGACCTGATGATCGACGGCCTCGGCCCCAGCGACTCCCGCGGACCGAACAGAGCCCGTCCTCGAAGCAGGTCCGGCTGA
- the cutA gene encoding divalent-cation tolerance protein CutA codes for MTEQDTECVEVVVTAEAADWLAEWTRQLVEDRVVACGHNITPIRVTYRWDGKIWDHGSARVALHTRASLVPEIVARADREHADDVPCVIATPLVGGHPEYLEWIVAETREHDAI; via the coding sequence GTGACCGAGCAGGACACCGAGTGCGTCGAGGTCGTCGTGACGGCCGAAGCCGCGGACTGGCTGGCCGAGTGGACGCGGCAACTCGTCGAGGACCGTGTCGTGGCGTGCGGGCACAACATCACGCCGATCCGCGTCACGTACCGGTGGGACGGCAAGATCTGGGACCACGGCTCGGCCCGGGTCGCGTTGCACACCCGCGCGTCGCTCGTACCCGAGATCGTCGCCCGCGCCGACCGCGAGCACGCGGACGACGTGCCGTGCGTGATCGCCACACCGCTGGTCGGCGGCCACCCCGAGTACCTGGAGTGGATCGTGGCGGAGACGCGCGAGCACGACGCGATCTAG
- a CDS encoding GAF domain-containing protein translates to MPRTGRRRDTGTRDEVHRAVEEQAALRRVATLVARNTPPPQVFSAVTGEVARLAGPDATMLTRWSDGTATYLAGSGWRTFTWQPHGPCPDLDALTGLGEGAAVLRDEGIVAGVTCPIVVEARVWGALSAWSRTGPLPAGTEELLAGFVDLVATAVANAEDRSRAAQLLEEQAALRRVAVLVARGAAPVDVCTAVAEELRGLLGIDDVGVCRFDPDHTALLIAATGDDAGRSPVGTRMDLEDHENRTQTPRRYTIWQVWHTGRPARYDPGEPAPVPRPGTRWTGVGSVVACPIVVDGRLWGTVGAWSNHDPLPQDTVDRLSRFTELAAMAIGNAQSRTEVAASRARIVAAADEARRRIERNLHDGAQQRLVTLGIGLRMTQDSVPEELPELRERIAAAGDGLTEVIEELREMARGIHPAVLSESGLGPALRTLARRSAVPVELELRIDGRFPQPVEVAAYYVVSETITNTAKHAHASQVRVAVTQREGVLELAVRDDGVGGAAPRPGSGLVGLRDRVEAIGGAIEVSSPPNAGTTVLVRLPAHGE, encoded by the coding sequence ATGCCACGTACGGGTCGCCGACGCGATACCGGGACCCGGGACGAGGTCCACCGGGCGGTCGAGGAGCAGGCCGCGCTGCGCCGCGTCGCCACGCTCGTTGCGCGGAACACCCCGCCTCCTCAGGTGTTCTCGGCCGTCACCGGCGAGGTCGCGCGGCTGGCCGGCCCGGACGCGACGATGCTGACCCGCTGGAGCGACGGCACCGCGACCTACCTCGCGGGCAGCGGCTGGCGGACGTTCACGTGGCAGCCGCACGGACCCTGCCCTGACCTCGACGCCCTCACGGGGCTCGGGGAGGGCGCGGCTGTGCTGCGGGACGAGGGGATCGTCGCGGGCGTCACCTGCCCGATCGTCGTCGAGGCGCGCGTATGGGGCGCGTTGTCGGCGTGGTCGCGCACCGGCCCGCTCCCGGCCGGCACCGAGGAGCTGCTGGCGGGTTTCGTCGACCTCGTCGCCACCGCGGTGGCGAACGCCGAGGACCGCTCCCGAGCCGCCCAGCTGCTCGAGGAGCAGGCCGCCCTGCGGCGCGTGGCGGTACTGGTGGCACGGGGCGCGGCGCCGGTCGACGTCTGCACCGCCGTAGCCGAGGAGCTGCGCGGGCTGCTGGGCATCGACGACGTCGGCGTCTGCCGGTTCGACCCCGACCACACGGCGCTGCTGATCGCGGCGACGGGAGACGATGCCGGGCGCTCGCCGGTCGGCACGCGGATGGACCTCGAAGACCACGAGAACCGGACGCAGACGCCCCGCCGCTACACGATCTGGCAGGTGTGGCACACCGGTCGCCCCGCTCGCTACGACCCCGGCGAGCCGGCTCCCGTGCCCCGTCCCGGTACGCGATGGACCGGTGTCGGGTCGGTTGTGGCCTGCCCGATCGTCGTCGACGGCCGCCTGTGGGGCACCGTCGGCGCCTGGTCGAACCACGATCCGCTGCCCCAGGACACCGTCGATCGGCTGTCGCGGTTCACCGAGCTGGCCGCGATGGCGATCGGGAACGCGCAGAGCCGGACCGAGGTCGCCGCGTCGAGGGCACGGATCGTCGCCGCCGCCGACGAGGCCCGCCGGCGCATCGAGCGAAACCTGCACGACGGCGCCCAGCAGCGGCTCGTCACGCTGGGGATCGGACTGCGCATGACCCAGGACAGCGTGCCGGAGGAACTGCCCGAGCTCAGGGAGCGGATCGCCGCGGCCGGCGACGGGCTCACCGAGGTGATCGAGGAACTCCGCGAGATGGCCCGCGGGATCCACCCTGCGGTCCTGTCCGAGTCCGGGCTGGGCCCCGCACTGCGGACGCTGGCGCGCCGCTCGGCGGTCCCCGTCGAGCTCGAGCTCCGGATCGACGGCCGCTTCCCGCAGCCGGTGGAGGTGGCGGCCTACTACGTGGTGTCCGAGACCATCACGAACACCGCGAAGCACGCGCACGCATCTCAGGTGCGGGTCGCGGTCACGCAGCGGGAGGGCGTCCTCGAGCTCGCCGTGCGCGACGACGGGGTCGGCGGCGCCGCGCCCCGGCCCGGCTCGGGGCTGGTGGGGCTGCGCGACCGCGTCGAGGCCATCGGCGGGGCCATCGAGGTGAGCAGCCCGCCGAACGCGGGCACGACGGTGCTGGTGAGGCTGCCGGCCCACGGAGAGTGA
- a CDS encoding PEP/pyruvate-binding domain-containing protein has protein sequence MTVAGSIVWLDAEAAAADIGAKTGSLARLHRLGVLVPRGFTVTTDAYREHRARSGLDTRIQEAFAELGTGPEAAARIRAAIARTPLPGGLAAEITEAYAELCLRCHDAGLPTAVRSSVVGEDGTAASFAGIFDTHLGVRGGPGVLAAVRSCWASLFTPRAMAYRARSGVGHRDMPVAVGVTELVPARSSGVAFSVHPVTGRSDRVVIEASWGFGEAVAQGRVTPDRAEVGKSDGRVLSYEVAHKDVLSAYDATGGRVVEVAMPAELAGRRVLDDEQVAAVTGVVTSIERQFGHPVDVEWVVSRHRRAGDPICVVQARPVTVAAADEPAPTAYDPVAMARKHVFGGVATGPHR, from the coding sequence ATGACGGTGGCCGGGTCGATCGTCTGGCTCGATGCCGAGGCCGCGGCGGCCGACATCGGCGCGAAGACGGGCAGCCTCGCGCGGTTGCACCGGCTGGGAGTGCTGGTACCGCGCGGGTTCACGGTGACGACCGACGCCTACCGGGAGCACCGCGCCCGGTCCGGCCTCGACACCCGCATCCAGGAGGCGTTCGCCGAACTCGGGACCGGGCCAGAGGCGGCCGCGCGGATCCGGGCGGCGATCGCGCGGACCCCGCTGCCCGGTGGCCTGGCCGCGGAGATCACCGAGGCGTACGCGGAGCTGTGCCTGCGCTGTCACGACGCCGGGCTGCCGACGGCGGTGCGGTCGTCCGTGGTGGGCGAGGACGGTACCGCCGCGTCGTTCGCGGGGATCTTCGACACCCACCTGGGCGTCAGGGGCGGGCCCGGGGTGCTCGCAGCGGTGCGGTCCTGCTGGGCCTCGCTGTTCACGCCGCGAGCGATGGCGTACCGGGCGCGGAGCGGCGTCGGCCACCGGGACATGCCCGTCGCGGTCGGGGTCACCGAGCTGGTCCCCGCCCGCTCGTCCGGAGTGGCATTCTCCGTGCACCCGGTGACCGGCAGATCGGACCGGGTCGTCATCGAGGCGTCGTGGGGCTTCGGCGAGGCGGTCGCGCAGGGCCGGGTCACCCCCGACCGAGCGGAAGTGGGCAAGTCCGACGGCCGGGTGCTCTCCTACGAGGTCGCGCACAAGGACGTGCTCTCGGCATACGACGCCACGGGCGGCCGGGTCGTCGAGGTCGCGATGCCGGCCGAGCTCGCCGGTCGCCGGGTGCTCGACGACGAGCAGGTCGCGGCGGTCACCGGGGTGGTGACCTCGATCGAGCGGCAGTTCGGTCACCCGGTCGACGTCGAATGGGTCGTCTCCCGCCACCGCCGCGCGGGCGACCCGATCTGCGTCGTGCAGGCTCGGCCGGTGACGGTCGCGGCCGCCGACGAGCCCGCGCCCACGGCCTACGACCCGGTGGCGATGGCCCGCAAGCACGTCTTCGGCGGCGTGGCGACCGGCCCCCACCGGTAG
- a CDS encoding PEP-utilizing enzyme — protein sequence MATVVPLDEFTGQWYPGYEPEHFEAPYIVDRASPFRPGDEERFWYLDFHWSRGLAPLAATLWAADGYCWGTQHAAENLPLPTGRGVAVRYAGTHLYASGIPESDPREAGARAARLGVTLPRFLQNFTAVWESGRDELEATWRYFEGIDIGHVPPPEFPALMTEARRYLKRAAEIHFGVMYPMLVNFLAFRGTCAELGIDTSRIGTFLQGEDTKIMETDRELHALAAKARKAGLREAFAGAERGGLRAALSGQGGRAGQWLTDFDDFLQAYGHRQEAPGDVGAPSWLEDPEIPLSLVKTFLREERDHDFAAAAREAVAEREAAVDAARAGLTREEQAVFDGGLAANRAANFPWWQDDHNFYIDLKVMLPLRLLCHELARRVGADHPDDLIHLFWPELLEVASGRPYDGRLRSLVRDRRQYFDDWKAKRAAMPKVLGTIPETVEDPILIEIFGFNPDSIRAMRDPDAGRRTVLSGVAAARGTATGTARVLQSSDELHRLFPGDVLVCESTSPNWTPVFGSIAAAVCDGGGMLSHAAIVGREYGVPTVTAVGVATHAIGDGDQVEVDGTRGTVTILERAR from the coding sequence ATGGCCACGGTCGTGCCCCTCGACGAGTTCACGGGCCAGTGGTACCCGGGCTACGAGCCCGAGCACTTCGAGGCGCCGTACATCGTCGACCGGGCCTCCCCGTTCCGGCCCGGCGACGAGGAGCGCTTCTGGTACCTCGACTTCCACTGGTCCCGCGGCCTCGCCCCGCTCGCCGCAACGCTCTGGGCGGCCGACGGCTACTGCTGGGGCACCCAGCACGCCGCCGAGAACCTGCCGTTGCCGACCGGCAGGGGCGTCGCGGTCCGGTACGCCGGCACGCACCTCTACGCGTCGGGGATCCCGGAGTCCGATCCACGCGAGGCCGGGGCCCGCGCCGCCCGGCTCGGCGTGACGCTCCCGCGTTTCCTGCAGAACTTCACCGCCGTCTGGGAGTCCGGCCGGGACGAGCTCGAAGCCACGTGGCGCTACTTCGAGGGCATCGACATCGGCCACGTGCCGCCGCCGGAGTTCCCGGCGCTGATGACCGAGGCACGGCGCTACCTGAAGCGGGCCGCGGAGATCCATTTCGGCGTCATGTACCCGATGCTGGTCAACTTCCTCGCGTTCCGCGGGACGTGCGCGGAGCTGGGCATCGACACGAGCCGGATCGGGACGTTCCTGCAGGGCGAGGACACGAAGATCATGGAGACCGACCGCGAGCTGCACGCGCTCGCGGCGAAGGCACGCAAGGCCGGCCTGCGGGAGGCCTTCGCGGGCGCCGAGCGCGGCGGCCTGCGGGCCGCGCTGTCGGGTCAAGGCGGCCGGGCCGGCCAGTGGCTGACGGACTTCGACGACTTCCTGCAGGCCTACGGGCACCGGCAGGAGGCCCCAGGAGATGTCGGCGCGCCGTCGTGGCTCGAGGACCCCGAGATCCCGTTGAGCCTGGTCAAGACGTTCCTGCGGGAGGAACGCGACCACGACTTCGCGGCGGCAGCCCGAGAGGCGGTCGCCGAGCGCGAGGCCGCGGTGGACGCCGCACGCGCCGGACTCACGCGGGAGGAGCAGGCGGTGTTCGACGGCGGCCTCGCCGCCAACCGCGCCGCGAACTTCCCGTGGTGGCAGGACGACCACAACTTCTACATCGACCTCAAGGTGATGCTTCCGCTGCGGCTCCTGTGCCACGAGCTCGCCCGCCGCGTCGGTGCCGATCACCCGGACGACCTCATCCACCTGTTCTGGCCGGAACTGCTCGAGGTGGCGAGCGGCCGGCCGTACGACGGGCGCCTGCGGAGCCTGGTGCGGGACCGCCGCCAGTACTTCGACGACTGGAAGGCGAAGCGGGCCGCCATGCCGAAGGTGCTGGGCACGATCCCGGAGACCGTCGAGGACCCGATCCTCATCGAGATCTTCGGGTTCAACCCGGACTCGATCAGGGCGATGCGGGACCCCGATGCCGGCCGGCGGACGGTGCTGTCCGGCGTGGCCGCGGCCCGTGGAACGGCCACGGGCACCGCGCGGGTTCTGCAGAGCAGCGACGAGCTGCACCGCCTGTTCCCCGGGGACGTACTGGTGTGCGAGTCGACCTCGCCGAACTGGACGCCGGTCTTCGGCAGTATCGCCGCCGCGGTCTGCGACGGCGGCGGGATGCTGTCCCACGCCGCGATCGTGGGCCGCGAGTACGGGGTGCCCACGGTCACCGCGGTCGGGGTCGCCACCCATGCCATCGGCGACGGTGATCAGGTCGAGGTGGACGGCACCCGTGGCACGGTCACGATCCTGGAACGGGCCCGATGA
- a CDS encoding peptidoglycan bridge formation glycyltransferase FemA/FemB family protein, giving the protein MEQPRTPAVSVVASTEPDPGVLHEWDALVDRTPGTDVAQLSSWAGIRRESGFDPLYVFAREDDRLVGGALVLERPLPMIGRVGYVSNGPVVSPAAPREVVVDRLGTAMDRLARRRLRALFVQPPAEAADVTAALRRRGFRRSMSGIAPAASIRVDLRRDIEDLRRGLTKANRRRTRHWAERGVRVRMGSRDDIPVVADLVARSAEHQHYEPLSPDYIQNLHRELDAEEHAAVFVAEIDGSPAAALLCTRCGGVVKQRLSGMERSERARRDGVSAAAVWRAMEWAKENGYHTYDFGGISTRAADALLDGAPEPSAHLKGTERFKTSFGGEVFRYPEQVELISSPPLRLAYDVSRRTRAGRRFVEIVKRTLRGGRGG; this is encoded by the coding sequence ATGGAGCAGCCGCGCACACCCGCGGTAAGCGTCGTCGCCAGCACGGAACCCGACCCCGGCGTCCTGCACGAGTGGGACGCGCTCGTCGATCGCACGCCCGGTACCGACGTCGCCCAGCTGTCCTCGTGGGCCGGCATCCGCCGGGAGTCCGGTTTCGACCCGTTGTACGTGTTCGCGCGCGAGGACGACCGCCTCGTGGGCGGGGCGCTGGTGCTCGAGCGCCCGCTGCCGATGATCGGCCGCGTCGGCTACGTGTCGAACGGCCCTGTCGTGTCGCCTGCCGCACCGCGTGAAGTCGTCGTGGATCGCCTCGGCACGGCGATGGACCGCCTCGCTCGCAGGCGGTTGCGCGCGCTGTTCGTGCAACCACCCGCCGAGGCTGCGGATGTGACGGCGGCGCTGCGCAGACGGGGATTCCGGCGCAGCATGTCCGGGATCGCCCCTGCTGCGTCGATCCGGGTGGACCTGCGCCGCGACATCGAGGACCTCCGCAGGGGTCTCACCAAGGCCAACCGGCGGCGCACCCGGCACTGGGCGGAGCGGGGGGTCCGCGTGCGGATGGGCTCACGGGACGACATCCCCGTCGTCGCCGACCTCGTCGCCCGCAGCGCGGAGCACCAGCACTACGAGCCCCTGTCGCCGGACTACATCCAGAACCTGCACCGGGAGTTGGACGCCGAGGAACACGCCGCCGTGTTCGTCGCCGAGATCGACGGCTCGCCTGCGGCGGCGCTCCTCTGCACGCGGTGTGGCGGGGTGGTCAAGCAGCGCCTGTCGGGGATGGAGCGGTCGGAGCGGGCGCGCAGGGACGGGGTCAGCGCGGCGGCGGTCTGGCGCGCGATGGAGTGGGCGAAGGAAAACGGCTACCACACCTACGACTTCGGTGGCATCAGCACGCGGGCCGCCGACGCCCTCCTCGACGGGGCGCCCGAGCCGTCAGCCCACCTGAAGGGAACCGAGCGGTTCAAGACGTCGTTCGGCGGCGAGGTGTTCCGCTACCCCGAGCAGGTCGAGCTCATCTCGTCCCCACCGCTGCGGCTGGCGTACGACGTCTCGCGGCGTACGCGGGCAGGCCGCCGGTTCGTCGAGATCGTCAAGCGGACGCTGCGCGGTGGGCGCGGCGGCTGA